Within the Pseudomonadota bacterium genome, the region TGGGGAAAATACCTTTTCACACAATAAGCACCAAGGGACTTGCCTTACATGAACTGCCTCATCGCAGCCAATTCATGGCCAAATATATCAATAGGGCAAATGCCGTGTTTGTTTCTACGGGATTTCTGGCAAGCATTTTAACTAAAGGTGGAATAGACAGACAAAAAATAAATGTGATTCCCTATGGCGTAGATATTGGTGATTTGCCTGAACAACTGCCGATTCCCAATGAATTCACGGAAAAAAATCCCCTCCGACTTGGATTCATCGGAACACTATCCGAAAAAAAAGGTGTTCATGTTGTCTTTGATGCCCTGACTTGCCTTGATGACGTGATGGAGACAAAATCCTCCAATTTTCCAGCCATAGAAAAGGGAGACATGGAAGCAATCCCTGCGGCAAGCAGCCCCCTAACAAAATGCATTGAACTTTTAGTCTATGGGGACATGAAGGAAGGCGATCCTTATTGCAATATGCTACTGGAAAAGGCAAAAACATGTGGCAGTATTGTTCGCTTCATGGGCACATTCCCCCATGAGAGGATCGGTGAGATTTTAAGAGGCATGCACATTCTTGCAGTACCATCTGTCTGGTATGAAAGCTCCCCTCTTGTTTTGACTTCCGCCTTGAATGCCCACGTTCCGCTTATTGTAAGCGATCTTGGGGGGCTTACCGAAATGATTAATGGAGAAAATTATGGCCTCTCCTATCCTGCCGGCGACCCAGGAAGGCTGGCTGGCGCAATATCCCGCACCATAGTTAATCCCGAGCTCATAGTGAATATGCGGCAAAATATGAAAAACTTAAAAAGAAGCACCCTTGATTATGTAAAGGAGGTTGAGTTAGAGTATTTCAAGATATTGTCATAAGACAGGCAATATCAAAAAGGCAATTTTACCGGTTATCACGCGATTCGAGAAAATTGACTCTGTCGTTTAAGTAATTCAAAAACGGCTCTACAGACAGATTCTCCCCTGACTTTATGTTCGAAATGACAAACTTTCTTTCCCGGGCATTATATAGATTATTGCTTGCTATAGCTAATGCCTCGGCAGCATTGCCTTGCCTGTATTCTATCTCTGCCTCAATATCTCTAATTTTATATACATAAAACCCTTTTGGGTTTCTTGATGTCGCATACTTATTCAGATAAGGATCGATTGCACGGGACCACGCTTTTGCCTTCTGAAGTTCATTATTTTTAGCATAAAACACAACTATTTCATAGATATGGTATGGTGATGAAGGATAGTATAGCATCCCCTTCAGTAAATAACCCTCTGCCTTATTTGTTTCACCGAATGATGCGTAGCTCATACCAATAATAAAATAAAGCTCGGAATCTTTATCTCTTTTTTTCTCCATTAAATTTAAATATGCAATCAAATTGTTTTTTATTTCCTCCTTTTTTTTATGATTACCTTCTCTTTCATACAGATTTTTTATACAACTTGCCATTCTTATATAACCTTCATTGTCTGTCGGCATGTCATAGATCGCATCTTTATATGAAAGACAAGCATTAAAGACAAACCCGTTATCTTCCAATGCAACACCATTTTCTATAGATTTCCTGGACATGTTTGTCTTCGTAGTAAAAATGAAAGAACCGATCAAACTGATAATGATTATGCAAGGCACTAAATACGAAAAAGGATTTTTTTTATAACACAAATTAAAATTCTCGTCTGACTCATACTCATTTTTTTCTTCAATAAAAACACCTGAAGATAATGCAAAAAAGGTAATGACATGCACCGGCATATCAAAAGAAAAATCCAAAAGACCAAAAAGGAAACCGCATGCCGTTGAAGCCATAACAGACCAGAATAATGGTTCTTTGCGGCTTTTATATAAAAAGTATATAAATCCGTAAATATAAAATAAAAAACAAAATACCCCGATAATACCAAGTTCAACACCATATTTTAATAACGTACTATGTGCATATTTTGTATATATTCCGCCATCGAAATACTTCCTGTACCCATATTCAAAAGCTCCGGCACCGTATCCGATCACAGGTTTAGCTTTAAAGGCGCTAAAACTATTTTTCCATATCTCAGTTCTTGTATTTAATGTTGCGATTTCAGACTTTGTCATTTGTGCTTTCTTGCCAAGTTCTGCTGTTAATCCCTTGAATTCACCTTTTTTTCCTGTTTGCAGCAACATAAATGTAATTGCTATGCCGGCAATAATAACTGTCAGCATAGTTAAAATGCTTTTCGTGTCTCTTTCCCTCACCATAAAGCCTATAAAAAACAAAGCAGTTACAAAGGAAATTCCTATTGCTGCTCTTGATGTGGATAGGATAAGCCCGGTAATAATACCAGAAGCAGCCGCCATATAAATCCATTTTCTTTGAAAAACACCGAAATATAAAGCCAATGGCAGGACAAAGCACATAAAACCACCAAAGACATTATGATACAAAAAAGAAGAGAAGGGAATTGCCTGCCCCTTTACAATTTCAGCATTTCTCCCACCCTCAAACACCTCGATAAGATTGGGAAACAGCACTTTGGCCTGTACTACCGCACAAAGAGCAGATAAAAATGTACCAAGTACTAGGGCTTTGAGAAGCATATCCTTTTCTTTTGAATGAAGGAATATATACACGCTT harbors:
- a CDS encoding glycosyltransferase, whose product is MYRKIQEDRKSPKTGRLKILLGVHQFFPEHQTGTEVLTLELARGLRIYDHTVHILTCIMEHTAPYKAKPWLTHDEYDGFPVHTLHYGVGNWNKIAFLELFNPDRIALVKDLVSTITPDIAHLNHLIGFTGGIIPVIRDMGIPVVFAATDFWAICPAYTLYKRFEKKVCEPPVNPVECLKCLMPIPEWAAKIAFHMGKIPFHTISTKGLALHELPHRSQFMAKYINRANAVFVSTGFLASILTKGGIDRQKINVIPYGVDIGDLPEQLPIPNEFTEKNPLRLGFIGTLSEKKGVHVVFDALTCLDDVMETKSSNFPAIEKGDMEAIPAASSPLTKCIELLVYGDMKEGDPYCNMLLEKAKTCGSIVRFMGTFPHERIGEILRGMHILAVPSVWYESSPLVLTSALNAHVPLIVSDLGGLTEMINGENYGLSYPAGDPGRLAGAISRTIVNPELIVNMRQNMKNLKRSTLDYVKEVELEYFKILS
- a CDS encoding O-antigen ligase family protein — encoded protein: MAEIKLIKSINPNRAAKLLQIFSFILFFLIPFLGNNHLSIYYITIDRFWIETTFVLLLIIVVIFQYITRKEIGQIEFYRFLVFFIPFATANAISFIYTWNTFSTLSQINTLIWIIGSVYIFLHSKEKDMLLKALVLGTFLSALCAVVQAKVLFPNLIEVFEGGRNAEIVKGQAIPFSSFLYHNVFGGFMCFVLPLALYFGVFQRKWIYMAAASGIITGLILSTSRAAIGISFVTALFFIGFMVRERDTKSILTMLTVIIAGIAITFMLLQTGKKGEFKGLTAELGKKAQMTKSEIATLNTRTEIWKNSFSAFKAKPVIGYGAGAFEYGYRKYFDGGIYTKYAHSTLLKYGVELGIIGVFCFLFYIYGFIYFLYKSRKEPLFWSVMASTACGFLFGLLDFSFDMPVHVITFFALSSGVFIEEKNEYESDENFNLCYKKNPFSYLVPCIIIISLIGSFIFTTKTNMSRKSIENGVALEDNGFVFNACLSYKDAIYDMPTDNEGYIRMASCIKNLYEREGNHKKKEEIKNNLIAYLNLMEKKRDKDSELYFIIGMSYASFGETNKAEGYLLKGMLYYPSSPYHIYEIVVFYAKNNELQKAKAWSRAIDPYLNKYATSRNPKGFYVYKIRDIEAEIEYRQGNAAEALAIASNNLYNARERKFVISNIKSGENLSVEPFLNYLNDRVNFLESRDNR